Below is a genomic region from Candidatus Protochlamydia phocaeensis.
TCCCACAGCATGGGCAAGGTCGCATCCGAACAAGCCCCCCTTCTCATGGACAGCTTTCGCGATCGATTCCATCTCTAGCACTTGTCCGGTAAGAAAATTGACCGGATTCAAGAAGACCAAAGCGATCGATTCTCCTTCTTTTGCGATTGTTTCCTGAATATCCTCCATCCGCAGAAGAGATTCGCCCGGGCGGGGCGCCATTATAATTAAAGCCTCTTCCGGTTTCAATCCATGAAAGGACAGATGGCTTTTAATGGCATACAAGTCCGAAGGAAACGTAGGCGAATCGATCATAATTTTACAGCGTTTAGCTGTGGGACGATAGAATGAGACCAACAGCAAGTGCAAATTGACCGTCAAGCTATTCATCAAAATAACTTCCTCTTCCTGCGCGCCTAGCAAGCCGGCCAATGGTTTCTGTAAAGAAGCAGCTAATGAGGCATACCAATTATCTGTTCCCTGGAACCAGCCCTCCACTCCTTGGCTGGCCCATTTCTGCATTTGATCTTGCATGAGTGTCAGCGCTTTGACGGGCGGAAGGCCTAAGGAATTATTGCAAAAGTAAATTTTATGCGGAGCCAAACGCCCTTCCGGAATAGAGAAATATTGCCTGAATGCCTTAAGAGGATCTTGTTCATCCAGCTGCTGGGCCTTCGCTTGGTATTTCGTTAAATTTGTCATGTCTCTTTCCTTGACCTGGGATCAATCGCTTGGGCCAACGCTTTTAAGTCAGCAGGCGATCTTTTTTCTTCCATTAATTTAACGAAGGCCGATCCTACGACAAAGCCATCGGCATGCGCAAGAGCTGCGCGGGCAGCTGATTGGT
It encodes:
- the kynU gene encoding kynureninase, whose translation is MTNLTKYQAKAQQLDEQDPLKAFRQYFSIPEGRLAPHKIYFCNNSLGLPPVKALTLMQDQMQKWASQGVEGWFQGTDNWYASLAASLQKPLAGLLGAQEEEVILMNSLTVNLHLLLVSFYRPTAKRCKIMIDSPTFPSDLYAIKSHLSFHGLKPEEALIIMAPRPGESLLRMEDIQETIAKEGESIALVFLNPVNFLTGQVLEMESIAKAVHEKGGLFGCDLAHAVGNIPLQLHAWEVDFAVGCSYKYLCAGPGGPGIAYVHASHHAEHLPRFSGWWGNDPQSRFRMQLEPDFIPYGGAASWQVSTPSVLALTPLLASLELFQEAGIARLREKSKLQTAFLLELLEELPKGQFHLLTPRHSNERGCQLTLRMPVVAEFFLGQLEEKEIICDFRQPDMIRLAPSPLYNTFSEIYACVSRLLDLLGDLQ